The segment ATCGCCGCCGACCGCCCCGAGGTTTTTTCCGGGATAAAAACTATGTGCCGCGGCATCCCCCAGGGCGCCGGATTTTACACCGCCATGCGCAGCGCCATGCGACTGGGCTCCGTCCTCAATGACCTTGAGGCCGTATTTGCGGGCAATCGGCACGATGCCGCTCATGTCGGCGCACTGCCCGTAGAGATGAACCGGCAGAATCGCCCTGGTTCTGGGGGTAACGGCCTCTTCGATCCGGGCCGGATCAAGTTCATATGTTGAGAGATCCGGCTCCACGGGCACCGGCGTCAGTCCGGCCCGCGAAACGGCGAGAATCGATGCGATGTAAGTATTCGACGGAACGATCACCTCATCGCCGTCGCGCATGAGCCCCATTGCCTTGTAGCCTTCCAGAATTAGAATCAGGGCGTCAAGCCCGTTGGCGACTCCGACACAGTACGGGGTTCCGACATAGGCGGCATATTCTGCCTCGAATGCCTCCACCTCTTTTCCCAGGATGTACCATCCGGATTCCAATACCCTGCGGATGGCGTCCTGATACGCGGCAAAATGAGGCTCATTGACCACGCGATAGTCTAAAAACGGGACTTTCATTGTGCGTTCACATACTCCATATAATCTTCATACCGCCGGATATAATCCGCGGCGTCATAACGTTCCGACGCCAGCACGAGCAGTACCGCTCCCGGAGTATGCCCGTATTGAATGCCCCATACTCCGGCCGGAAGCAATACGCCCCGGGTCG is part of the Victivallis lenta genome and harbors:
- a CDS encoding DegT/DnrJ/EryC1/StrS family aminotransferase; the encoded protein is MKVPFLDYRVVNEPHFAAYQDAIRRVLESGWYILGKEVEAFEAEYAAYVGTPYCVGVANGLDALILILEGYKAMGLMRDGDEVIVPSNTYIASILAVSRAGLTPVPVEPDLSTYELDPARIEEAVTPRTRAILPVHLYGQCADMSGIVPIARKYGLKVIEDGAQSHGAAHGGVKSGALGDAAAHSFYPGKNLGAVGGDAGAVTTGDAELAGAIRALRNYGSDYKYHNLYKGYNSRLDEIQAAMLRVKLSHLDEENGRRREAAADYLAGIHNSAVVLPVVGKANEHVWHIFAVRVRRRDAFQAYLSENGIGTVIHYPIPPHRQPAYAEWRDRRYPISEKIHAEVISLPMGPALTRMEREAVIAAVNAWQE